In one window of Rhinopithecus roxellana isolate Shanxi Qingling chromosome 15, ASM756505v1, whole genome shotgun sequence DNA:
- the LOC104670785 gene encoding LOW QUALITY PROTEIN: olfactory receptor 4A5-like (The sequence of the model RefSeq protein was modified relative to this genomic sequence to represent the inferred CDS: inserted 1 base in 1 codon): MQPSNSVTEFVLLGLSQDPDVEKALFVMFLLTYNVTMVGSLLIVVTVIAIPSLSSPMYFFLACLSFIDAVYSTSFSPKLMIDLLCGKKTISFPACVGQLFINHLFGGVEVFLLVGMACDHYMAVCKPLRYLTIVNRQICILLWVVAMTGGFLHSVFQIVVVCSLPFCGPNVIDRFVCDMYPLLELACTDTYFIGLTVIASGGATCMVIFTLLLISYGVILNSLKTYSREGRRKSLSTCSXHITVVVLFFVPCIFMYVRPVSNFPIDKFMTVFYTVVTPMLNPLTYTLRNLQMRIAMKKLCVKT; this comes from the exons ATGCAACCGAGTAACAGTGTTACAGAATTTGTCCTCCTGGGCCTCTCTCAGGATCCTGATGTGGAAAAAGCATTATTTGTCATGTTTTTACTCACATACAATGTGACTATGGTGGGGAGCCTGCTCATTGTGGTGACTGTTATTGCCATCCCCTCCTTGAGCTCCCCAATGTATTTCTTCCTTGCCTGCCTGTCATTTATCGATGCTGTATATTCCACTTCCTTTTCCCCTAAGTTGATGATAGACTTACTCTGTGGTAAAAAGACTATTTCCTTCCCAGCTTGTGTGGGCCAGCTATTTATAAACCACCTATTTGGTGGTGTTGAGGTCTTTCTTTTGGTGGGTATGGCCTGTGATCACTACATGGCCGTCTGTAAGCCACTGCGCTATTTGACCATCGTGAATCGGCAGATTTGCATCCTTCTGTGGGTAGTGGCCATGACTGGAGGTTTTTTGCATTCTGTGTTTCAAATTGTTGTTGTGTGCAGTCTCCCTTTCTGTGGCCCCAATGTCATTGACCGCTTTGTCTGCGACATGTACCCATTGTTGGAACTGGCGTGCACTGACACCTACTTTATAGGCCTCACTGTGATTGCCAGTGGTGGAGCAACCTGTATGGTCATCTTCACCCTTCTACTAATCTCCTATGGTGTCATCCTAAACTCCCTTAAAACTTACAGTCGGGAAGGAAGGCGTAAATCCCTGTCTACCTGCA TCCACATTACTGTGGTTGTCCTCTTTTTTGTTCCCTGTATTTTCATGTATGTTAGACCTGTTTCCAACTTTCCTATTGATAAATTCATGACTGTGTTTTATACAGTTGTCACACCCATGTTGAATCCATTAACATACACACTGAgaaatttacagatgagaattgCTATGAAAAAACTCTGTGTAAAAACTTAA
- the LOC104681460 gene encoding LOW QUALITY PROTEIN: olfactory receptor 4A16-like (The sequence of the model RefSeq protein was modified relative to this genomic sequence to represent the inferred CDS: inserted 1 base in 1 codon), whose protein sequence is MRRSNNVTEFVLLGLTEDPDVQKTLFVMILLIYIVTMVGNLLIVVTTIGSPSLGSPIYFFLASLSLMDAIYSTAMSPKLMTDLLCDKNTISLSACMGQLFIEHLLGGAEVFLLVVMXYDRYVAISKPLHYLTIMNRQVCILLLVLAMVGGFLHSVVQIVFVYNLPFCGPNVIDHYVCDMYPLLELACTDTYFLGLTVVANGGTICMVVFTFLLISYGVILNSLKTYSQEGRCKALSTCISHIIVVVLFFVPCIFMYVRPVSNFPFDKFLTVFYTIITPMLNPLIYTLRNSEMKNAMKKLWCKNLSVVRIRLSPTLNMFVTSSKATNRQ, encoded by the exons ATGAGACGGAGTAACAATGTTACAGAATTTGTTCTCCTAGGCCTCACCGAGGATCCTGATGTACAAAAAACATTATTTGTCATGATTTTACTCATATACATTGTGACCATGGTGGGGAACCTCCTCATTGTGGTGACTACCATTGGCAGCCCCTCCTTGGGCTCCCCAATTTACTTCTTCCTTGCCTCCTTGTCACTTATGGATGCCATATATTCCACTGCCATGTCACCCAAATTGATGACAGACTTACTCTGTGATAAAAACACTATTTCCTTGTCAGCTTGCATGGGCCAGCTCTTCATAGAACACTTACTTGGTGGTGCTGAGGTCTTCCTTCTGGTGGTGA GCTATGATCGCTATGTGGCCATCTCTAAGCCACTGCACTATTTGACCATCATGAATCGACAGGTTTGCATCCTTCTGTTGGTATTGGCCATGGTTGGAGGTTTTCTGCATTCTGTGGTTCAAATTGTCTTTGTGTACAATCTACCATTCTGTGGCCCCAATGTCATTGACCACTATGTCTGTGACATGTACCCATTATTAGAACTGGCGTGCACTGACACCTACTTTCTAGGCCTCACCGTGGTTGCCAATGGTGGAACAATTTGTATGGTCGTCTTCACCTTTCTGCTAATCTCCTATGGGGTCATCCTAAACTCCCTTAAAACTTATAGTCAGGAAGGAAGGTGTAAAGCCCTGTCTACCTGTATCTCCCACATCATCGTGGTTGTCCTCTTTTTTGTTCCCTGTATTTTCATGTATGTTAGACCTGTTTCCAACTTTCCCTTTGATAAATTCTTAACTGTGTTTTATACAATTATTACACCCATGTTGAATCCATTAATATATACATTGAGAAATTCAGAGATGAAAAATGCTATGAAAAAACTCTGGTGTAAAAATTTAAGTGTAGTTAGAATAAGATTATCTCCCACACTGAACATGTTTGTTACTAGTTCTAAGGCAACAAATAGGCAGTAA
- the LOC104670782 gene encoding olfactory receptor 4A8-like, whose product MRQNNNITEFVLLGFSQDPDVQNTLFVMFLLTYIVTVVGNLLVAVTIIVSPSLGSPIYFFLACLSLIDALYSTTISPILVVDLLCDKKTISFPACMGQLFIDHLFGGTEIFLLVGMAYDRCVAICKPLHYLTIMNRQVCILLWVVAMTGGFLHSVFQILVVYSLPFCGPNVIDHFFCDMYPLLELACTDTYFIGLTVVFNGGAICMVIFTLLLISYGVILNSLKTYSQEGRRKALSTCSSHVTVVVFFFVPCVFVYVRPVSN is encoded by the coding sequence ATGAGACAGAATAACAATATTACAGAATTTGTCCTCCTTGGCTTTTCACAGGATCCTGATGTGCAAAACACATTATTCGTCATGTTTTTACTCACATACATTGTGACAGTGGTGGGGAACCTGCTCGTTGCAGTGACTATTATTGTCAGCCCCTCCTTGGGCTCCCCAATATATTTCTTCCTCGCCTGCCTGTCATTAATAGATGCTCTGTATTCCACCACCATTTCTCCCATATTGGTTGTAGACTTACTCTGTGACAAAAAGACTATTTCCTTCCCAGCTTGCATGGGCCAGCTATTTATAGACCACTTGTTTGGTGGTACTGAGATCTTCCTTCTGGTGGGCATGGCCTATGATCGCTGTGTGGCCATCTGTAAGCCACTGCACTATTTGACCATCATGAATAGACAAGTTTGCATCCTTCTGTGGGTGGTGGCCATGACTGGAGGTTTTCTGCATTCTGTGTTTCAAATTCTTGTTGTGTACAGTCTCCCTTTCTGTGGCCCGAATGTCATTGACCACTTTTTCTGTGACATGTACCCATTATTGGAACTGGCGTGCACTGACACCTACTTTATAggcctcactgtggttttcaatGGTGGAGCAATCTGTATGGTCATCTTCACCCTTCTACTAATCTCCTACGGGGTCATCCTAAACTCCCTTAAAACCTATAGTCAGGAAGGGAGGCGTAAAGCCCTGTCTACCTGCAGCTCACACGTCACCGTGGTTGTCTTCTTTTTTGTTCCCTGTGTTTTCGTGTATGTTAGGCCTGTCTCAAACTGA